Proteins encoded together in one Halothermothrix orenii H 168 window:
- a CDS encoding proline--tRNA ligase, whose product MRMSNLYIPTLKEVPKEAEVVSHQLMLRAGLIRNLTAGVYSFLPLGYRVIKKIEGIIRKVMDESGAQEVLMPVIHTSDLWKESGRWEKFGPLMIKFEDRKGREYCLGPTHEEVITDLVRDEIRSYKDLPLNLYQIQTKVRDEIRPRFGLMRSREFIMKDAYSFDRDYEGLDKSYQVMYGAYTEVFNRCGLEVRAVEADTGAMGGKDSHEFMVLAESGEDDIAFCNRCDYAANVERAEARYVKSEKNEEIKPLEKVETPGKKKIDELVEFLKMPSEKMIKAVAYLADGEPVLALVRGDDELNEVKLINYLDVIELTPVVDEDFPQYYNSYAGYVGPIGLKNVRIIADRKVKDIVNGICGANEENYHFINVNPERDFSVEKYLDIRKVKEGDQCPHCEGTIEIKSGIEVGHIFKLGTKYSESMGATYLDENGKEQPIVMGSYGIGVTRLVAAAIEQNHDEHGIIWPKAIAPYQVIILPLGKGDEVNKRAEELYLELKDNNIEVLLDDRNERAGVKFNDADLIGIPLRLTIGSRSLDKGVIEARVRGTGQDYEISVEDAIKDIKKLLENVK is encoded by the coding sequence ATGCGCATGTCAAACCTTTATATACCTACTTTAAAGGAAGTTCCTAAAGAAGCTGAGGTTGTAAGCCACCAGTTAATGCTCAGAGCAGGGCTTATAAGGAATTTAACAGCAGGTGTTTATTCTTTTCTACCGTTGGGATATAGAGTAATTAAAAAGATTGAAGGTATAATCAGGAAAGTTATGGATGAGAGTGGTGCCCAGGAAGTATTGATGCCGGTGATTCATACATCAGACCTCTGGAAAGAATCTGGCAGGTGGGAAAAATTTGGACCCCTGATGATTAAATTTGAAGACAGGAAAGGTAGGGAATATTGCCTCGGCCCCACCCATGAAGAAGTAATTACAGACCTTGTCAGGGATGAAATTAGATCATATAAAGACCTGCCTTTAAACCTTTATCAAATTCAAACAAAGGTAAGGGATGAAATAAGGCCAAGGTTTGGTTTAATGAGAAGTCGGGAATTTATAATGAAGGATGCCTATAGTTTTGATAGAGATTATGAGGGTCTGGATAAGAGTTATCAGGTAATGTATGGAGCCTATACTGAAGTTTTTAATAGATGTGGTCTAGAGGTCAGGGCTGTAGAAGCCGACACTGGTGCCATGGGGGGTAAGGATTCCCATGAATTTATGGTGCTGGCTGAATCAGGTGAAGATGACATTGCTTTCTGTAACAGATGTGATTATGCTGCCAATGTTGAGAGAGCGGAAGCCCGATATGTAAAAAGCGAGAAAAATGAGGAAATTAAACCCCTGGAAAAGGTAGAAACACCCGGGAAGAAAAAGATAGATGAGCTGGTTGAATTTTTAAAAATGCCTTCCGAAAAGATGATCAAAGCTGTAGCTTATTTAGCTGATGGAGAGCCAGTCCTTGCCTTGGTCAGGGGTGATGATGAATTAAATGAGGTTAAATTAATTAATTACCTGGATGTTATAGAACTCACCCCTGTTGTTGATGAAGATTTTCCACAGTATTATAATAGTTATGCCGGTTATGTTGGGCCCATTGGTCTAAAAAATGTCAGGATTATTGCTGATAGGAAAGTTAAAGATATTGTCAATGGAATATGCGGCGCCAATGAAGAAAATTATCACTTTATCAATGTTAACCCTGAACGTGATTTCAGTGTAGAAAAATACCTCGATATAAGGAAGGTTAAAGAAGGTGACCAATGTCCCCATTGTGAGGGTACAATTGAGATAAAATCGGGAATAGAGGTAGGACATATTTTTAAACTGGGAACCAAGTATAGTGAAAGCATGGGGGCTACTTATCTTGATGAAAATGGAAAAGAGCAGCCAATTGTTATGGGGAGTTACGGGATAGGTGTTACCAGATTAGTTGCTGCTGCAATAGAGCAAAACCATGATGAACATGGAATTATCTGGCCTAAAGCTATTGCCCCCTATCAGGTAATTATTTTACCCCTTGGAAAGGGAGATGAGGTAAATAAAAGAGCCGAAGAGCTTTATCTAGAACTTAAAGATAATAATATTGAAGTACTTCTTGATGACCGTAATGAAAGAGCCGGGGTAAAATTTAATGACGCTGACCTGATCGGTATTCCCCTGAGATTAACTATTGGTTCCCGGTCTCTGGATAAAGGAGTAATTGAAGCACGGGTCAGGGGAACAGGCCAGGATTATGAAATATCTGTTGAAGATGCTATAAAGGATATAAAGAAATTACTAGAAAATGTTAAATAG
- the ispG gene encoding flavodoxin-dependent (E)-4-hydroxy-3-methylbut-2-enyl-diphosphate synthase: protein MRRKSRKIYYGNIPVGGDSPITVQSMTNTKTADVNATVKQIKRLEKAGCEIIRVAVPDMESARKLSLIKKRISIPLIADIHFDYRLALEAIHQGVDGIRINPGNIGSEEKVVKVIEAAKTAGIPLRIGVNSGSIEKSLIEKYGGPTAEAMVESALKHVYILEKHSFYDIIISLKSTDIWTTVESYHLMAKKVDYPFHIGITEAGTPWSGTIKSSIGIGALLLEGLGDTLRVSLTGDPVEEVRVGWQILKLLNLRKSGPVVISCPTCGRTEIDLIKLAEEVEKKVSSLKKPLTIAVMGCAVNGPGEAKDADIGIAGGKGEGIIFKKGKLIKKVKEDELLDCLLEEINKIR from the coding sequence ATGAGACGAAAAAGTCGAAAAATATATTATGGCAATATTCCGGTAGGTGGGGATTCCCCAATTACCGTGCAATCTATGACAAATACAAAAACCGCTGATGTCAACGCTACAGTTAAACAGATAAAAAGGCTTGAAAAAGCAGGATGTGAAATAATAAGGGTTGCCGTTCCCGATATGGAATCTGCCCGGAAGCTTTCATTGATAAAAAAGAGGATTAGTATACCCCTTATAGCTGATATTCATTTTGATTATAGACTGGCCCTGGAAGCTATACATCAGGGGGTTGATGGTATAAGAATAAACCCCGGTAATATTGGGAGTGAGGAGAAGGTAGTTAAAGTCATTGAGGCTGCTAAAACGGCCGGTATCCCCCTCAGAATAGGAGTAAATTCTGGGTCTATTGAAAAATCATTAATTGAAAAATACGGGGGGCCCACAGCAGAAGCAATGGTAGAAAGTGCCTTAAAACATGTTTACATCCTTGAAAAACATAGTTTTTATGATATTATAATTTCCTTAAAATCTACTGATATCTGGACTACTGTTGAGTCCTATCATTTAATGGCTAAAAAGGTTGACTATCCCTTCCATATAGGTATTACTGAAGCTGGAACACCCTGGTCGGGTACAATCAAATCATCGATTGGCATTGGAGCCCTTTTATTAGAGGGACTGGGTGATACCCTCAGGGTTTCCCTGACCGGAGACCCGGTGGAAGAAGTCAGGGTCGGCTGGCAGATTTTAAAATTATTAAACTTAAGAAAGAGTGGTCCTGTTGTTATTTCCTGTCCTACCTGTGGCCGGACCGAGATTGATTTAATAAAACTTGCTGAAGAGGTAGAAAAAAAGGTAAGTTCCCTGAAAAAACCCCTGACGATTGCAGTTATGGGTTGCGCCGTTAACGGACCCGGTGAAGCTAAAGATGCCGATATAGGTATTGCCGGTGGTAAAGGGGAAGGAATTATATTTAAAAAGGGTAAATTAATAAAAAAAGTTAAGGAAGATGAACTATTAGATTGTTTGCTTGAAGAAATAAATAAAATAAGATAA
- a CDS encoding glycosyltransferase family 2 protein has product MKVSALIPAYNEENTIKPVITTLKKVEIIDEVVVIDDGSTDNTSDVARGAGARVVRLEENGGKGAALQKGIEIIESDFILMLDGDLIGLTREHIYRLLNPVIAEEVDMTVGVFSEGRGLTDLAQFISPHLSGQRAIKTRLIKKIDNLNSAGYGVEIAINKFVKKYGTLKYVDLTDLTHLMKEEKRGFARGFIDRMKMYYDILKVFIKKI; this is encoded by the coding sequence ATGAAAGTTAGTGCCCTGATTCCTGCTTATAATGAAGAAAACACAATAAAACCAGTAATTACTACCCTAAAAAAGGTTGAAATAATTGATGAAGTTGTTGTTATAGATGATGGTTCAACAGATAATACCTCTGATGTTGCCAGGGGAGCTGGAGCCAGGGTAGTCAGACTGGAAGAAAATGGGGGGAAAGGTGCCGCCCTCCAGAAGGGAATAGAAATTATAGAATCTGATTTTATACTTATGTTAGATGGTGATTTAATAGGATTAACCCGGGAACATATTTATCGGTTGTTAAATCCGGTAATCGCTGAGGAAGTAGATATGACTGTAGGTGTTTTTTCTGAGGGCAGGGGTTTAACAGACCTTGCCCAGTTTATCTCTCCTCATCTTTCCGGGCAAAGGGCTATAAAAACCAGACTGATAAAAAAAATAGACAATTTGAATAGTGCCGGCTATGGAGTGGAAATTGCCATTAACAAATTCGTCAAGAAATATGGAACTCTGAAATATGTAGATTTAACAGATTTAACCCATTTAATGAAAGAGGAGAAAAGGGGTTTTGCCCGGGGCTTTATTGACCGGATGAAGATGTATTATGATATTTTAAAAGTTTTTATCAAGAAAATATAA
- the rimP gene encoding ribosome maturation factor RimP — translation MGKITDRVEDLAQPIVESQGLELVDVEYVKEGENRVLRVFIENPEGEVTLDHCENVSKNLDEKLDEVDPIQESYILEVSSPGIERPLKKKEDFDRFSGKLAYIKTFAPVSGNKEITGIIKGRDGDNIKVLKKDDDKELEIPFSQIAKAHLMVDFDNITG, via the coding sequence ATGGGGAAAATAACTGACAGGGTAGAAGACCTGGCCCAGCCAATTGTCGAATCCCAGGGCCTTGAACTGGTAGATGTAGAATATGTTAAAGAAGGAGAGAACCGGGTTTTAAGGGTGTTTATTGAAAATCCGGAGGGTGAGGTTACTCTGGATCACTGTGAAAATGTGAGTAAGAATTTAGATGAAAAACTGGATGAAGTAGACCCTATTCAAGAGAGTTACATACTTGAAGTATCATCGCCAGGTATTGAAAGACCCCTCAAGAAAAAAGAGGATTTCGATAGGTTCTCCGGTAAACTGGCCTATATTAAGACATTTGCTCCTGTTTCCGGTAATAAAGAAATTACCGGTATAATAAAAGGAAGAGATGGAGACAACATTAAAGTTCTTAAAAAAGATGATGATAAAGAACTGGAAATACCTTTTTCACAGATTGCTAAAGCCCATTTAATGGTTGATTTTGATAATATTACAGGTTAG
- the nusA gene encoding transcription termination factor NusA, with the protein MNIEFLHALDDIEKEKGISKEVLIEAIETALLSAYKKEFGSKENVRVHIVPDSGEVHVYSQKKVVDEVNNERKEISLEEAQKLNKNYEPGDIVEKEVTPANFGRIAAQTAKQVVMQRIREAERDVIYEEYKQKEGEIITGTVQRFHNNNVLIDLGRTEALLPPSEQIPGELYEMGRRIKVYVVEVASTTKGPRILVSRSHPGLLKRLFEVEVPEIFDGIVEIKAVAREAGYRSKMAVSSYDENVDPVGSCVGPKGMRVQAVVDQLNGEKIDIIEWSEDPAILVANALNPAKVINVSLDEEEKVAEVVVPDFQLSLAIGKEGQNARLAAKLTGWKVDIKSESQFEKETGEVEKKIPADDGEKVDEVGVEDDSLDIEES; encoded by the coding sequence ATGAATATTGAATTTTTACATGCGCTGGATGATATTGAAAAAGAAAAAGGAATATCCAAGGAAGTATTAATTGAAGCTATAGAAACAGCACTCCTTTCTGCCTATAAAAAAGAATTTGGTTCCAAGGAAAATGTTAGAGTACATATAGTTCCAGATAGTGGTGAGGTACATGTTTATAGTCAGAAAAAAGTAGTTGATGAAGTTAATAATGAGCGAAAGGAAATTTCCCTGGAAGAGGCACAAAAATTAAACAAAAATTACGAACCAGGGGATATTGTGGAGAAGGAGGTAACTCCAGCTAATTTTGGTAGAATTGCTGCCCAGACTGCAAAACAGGTTGTTATGCAGAGAATCAGAGAAGCTGAACGTGATGTAATTTATGAAGAATATAAACAAAAAGAGGGGGAAATAATTACCGGTACTGTCCAGCGCTTTCATAATAACAACGTGCTTATTGACCTGGGGAGGACTGAAGCCCTGTTACCGCCATCTGAACAAATCCCCGGGGAATTATATGAAATGGGTAGAAGGATTAAAGTATATGTTGTCGAAGTTGCTTCAACTACAAAAGGGCCACGTATCCTCGTTTCCAGGTCCCATCCCGGCCTCCTTAAAAGATTATTTGAAGTTGAAGTACCGGAGATATTTGATGGTATTGTTGAAATCAAGGCAGTGGCCCGGGAAGCAGGCTATAGATCAAAGATGGCAGTCAGTTCCTATGATGAGAATGTTGATCCGGTAGGTTCCTGTGTGGGGCCTAAAGGAATGAGGGTACAGGCGGTAGTTGACCAGCTTAACGGTGAAAAGATTGATATTATTGAATGGAGTGAGGACCCTGCTATACTTGTAGCCAATGCCCTTAATCCGGCCAAGGTTATAAATGTTAGCCTTGATGAAGAAGAAAAGGTTGCTGAAGTAGTTGTACCTGATTTTCAATTATCTCTGGCTATTGGTAAAGAGGGTCAGAATGCGAGATTAGCAGCCAAATTAACAGGATGGAAGGTTGATATCAAAAGTGAATCCCAGTTTGAGAAAGAAACCGGAGAGGTTGAGAAAAAAATTCCCGCAGATGATGGGGAAAAAGTTGATGAAGTAGGGGTTGAAGATGATAGTCTAGATATAGAAGAGAGTTAG
- a CDS encoding PolC-type DNA polymerase III produces the protein MLVAIKPSNKFGSIFRYIILNRKSKKIKCILKEDVNIELDKEKYFDEKFSEFQVEFVKPLPLKKEIKFIWPQIVEEVNKKFTYLNGWLSRAELQVNERNIITIKVEGKVAWKSLNDTRVKKYLINRISYYLDREIKIEIKNGDFLKSLPESKPDLNRIKKKKVNKTDKKKRGKHKSGSDTNIILGNRIRTEEITPIEEVKHEGQGVVIKGEVFNLEERVTRRGKYLYIFAVTDRSSSITCKFFIDDKSDLKSTLNNEDWVMVKGRVQFDTYSNEIVIMCNSIEKTEAEVRVDTADDKRIELHLHTKMSALDSVVDVEKVIERAAEWGHSAIAITDHGVVQAYPDAYQAGKKHNIKILYGLEAYMVDDGEPIILNPPDVSLESATFVVFDLETTGLNKFKNEIIEIGAVKVKSGKVIDEFSSFVKPGESIPNKITELTGITNEMVSRAPDIEGVIGDFLEFIDGSILVAHNADFDYGFLQVALKKTGQGDISYPVLDTLTLSRALLPDLSNHKLNTLARHLNVRLDNHHRAVEDARATSEIFINFLSNIKNEGIETVPGINRLSTKINWRELPTYHTVIFAKNKQGLKDIYRLVSESHLNYFYRKPRILKSHLIQCRKNLIIGSACEAGQLYRSIINNKPYREIIKIASFYDYLEIQPTGNNKFLVGNKVESIDELEKINYQIYKLGKKLNKPVVATCDVHFLDPEDDIYRKVLQAGQGYDEAEEQAPLYFRTTNEMLEEFSYLGKKAAREVVIENPAKISDQIEELKPLPDGLFAPEIEGANDQIRKMTYQRAHELYGDPLPSIIEERLEKELKAIIDNGYAVIYLISHKLVKKSLEDGYLVGSRGSVGSSLVATMCEITEVNPLPPHYRCPRCKQVEFVNDENTGVGADLPDKNCPHCGTRYVKDGFDIPFEVFMGFEGDKVPDIDLNFSGEYQGEIHKYTEELFGSNYVFRAGTISTIAKRTAFGFVKGYLDDNGLRLNKAEIDRLVKGCTGVKRTTGQHPGGLMVVPKAYDIHDFSPIQRPANDQETDVITTHFDYHSISGRILKLDLLGHDDPTTIRMLQDLTGVNPHDIPLDDPDTMDIFSSTDPLGVSPEEIGTVVGTLGIPEFGTSFVRQMLVDTRPTTFAELVRISGLSHGTDVWLNNAQDLIKSGKARLSEVISVRDDIMNYLIQKGLEPGKSFWIMEHVRKGKGLTEEEEQYMREHNVPDWYIESCKKIKYMFPKAHAAAYVMMAFRIAYFKVHYPEAFYTTYFTIKADDFDAHMINQGYDHIIEVKKNLEARGNDMTAKEKGILTVLEIVIEAMARGIEFLPVDLYKSDATKFKLTDKGLLPPLVSLQGLGSSAAEKIAVTRQEAPFSSVEDLVNRTRISKTVVEILEEHGSLDGLPERDQLSLFN, from the coding sequence ATGTTAGTAGCAATAAAACCATCAAATAAGTTCGGTAGTATTTTTAGATATATAATACTTAACAGGAAATCTAAAAAAATAAAATGTATATTAAAAGAAGATGTTAATATAGAACTGGATAAAGAAAAATATTTTGATGAAAAATTTAGTGAATTTCAGGTTGAGTTTGTTAAACCATTACCCCTGAAAAAAGAAATAAAGTTTATCTGGCCCCAGATTGTTGAAGAAGTAAATAAAAAATTTACTTACCTTAACGGATGGCTTTCCAGGGCTGAATTACAGGTTAATGAGAGAAATATAATTACCATTAAAGTTGAAGGTAAGGTTGCCTGGAAGAGCCTCAATGACACCAGGGTCAAAAAGTATTTAATAAACCGGATATCTTATTATCTTGATAGGGAAATTAAAATTGAAATAAAAAATGGCGATTTTTTAAAAAGCCTGCCGGAGAGTAAACCCGATTTGAATAGAATAAAAAAGAAAAAAGTTAATAAGACCGACAAGAAAAAAAGAGGGAAGCATAAGTCCGGTAGTGATACTAATATTATACTTGGAAACAGGATTAGAACAGAAGAAATTACCCCGATTGAAGAAGTAAAACATGAAGGACAGGGAGTAGTAATTAAAGGAGAGGTTTTCAACCTGGAAGAACGGGTAACCAGGCGGGGAAAGTATTTATATATTTTTGCTGTTACTGATAGAAGTAGTTCAATTACCTGTAAGTTTTTTATAGATGATAAATCTGACCTTAAATCTACATTAAATAATGAAGACTGGGTTATGGTCAAAGGTCGTGTTCAGTTTGATACCTATAGTAATGAAATTGTGATAATGTGTAATTCAATAGAAAAAACAGAAGCCGAGGTTAGAGTAGATACTGCTGATGATAAGAGGATTGAATTACATTTACATACAAAGATGAGTGCACTGGATTCAGTAGTTGATGTAGAAAAAGTAATAGAAAGGGCTGCAGAATGGGGACATTCTGCTATTGCAATAACTGACCATGGTGTGGTTCAGGCCTATCCTGATGCTTATCAGGCTGGCAAAAAGCATAATATAAAGATCCTGTATGGGCTGGAGGCATATATGGTAGACGACGGTGAGCCCATCATTTTAAATCCACCTGATGTTTCTCTTGAATCGGCTACTTTTGTTGTATTTGACCTGGAGACAACCGGGTTAAACAAATTTAAAAATGAAATCATTGAAATCGGTGCCGTTAAAGTGAAATCGGGTAAGGTTATAGATGAATTTTCAAGCTTTGTTAAGCCCGGTGAAAGTATACCTAACAAAATTACTGAGCTGACCGGTATTACCAATGAAATGGTGTCCAGGGCCCCTGATATTGAGGGGGTTATTGGAGATTTCCTTGAATTCATAGATGGGTCTATTCTTGTGGCCCACAATGCTGATTTTGACTATGGTTTTCTCCAGGTGGCCCTTAAAAAAACAGGTCAGGGGGATATATCATATCCCGTTCTGGATACCCTTACCCTCAGCAGGGCTTTGTTACCTGATTTATCTAACCATAAATTGAATACCCTGGCCAGACATTTAAATGTAAGGCTTGATAATCATCACCGGGCTGTTGAAGATGCCCGGGCTACTTCCGAGATATTTATTAATTTTTTAAGTAATATAAAAAATGAGGGTATAGAAACTGTTCCCGGAATTAATCGTCTGTCGACTAAAATAAACTGGAGGGAATTACCGACTTATCATACTGTTATATTTGCCAAAAACAAACAGGGGTTAAAGGATATTTATCGGCTGGTATCGGAGTCTCACCTCAATTATTTTTATAGAAAGCCAAGAATCCTTAAAAGTCATTTAATTCAGTGCAGGAAAAACCTAATAATCGGGTCTGCCTGTGAAGCAGGTCAACTTTACAGGAGTATAATTAATAATAAACCCTATCGGGAAATCATAAAGATAGCAAGTTTCTATGATTACCTGGAGATACAGCCTACTGGTAATAATAAATTTCTGGTCGGTAATAAAGTGGAATCCATTGATGAGTTAGAAAAGATCAACTATCAGATTTATAAACTGGGGAAGAAATTAAATAAACCGGTAGTAGCAACCTGTGATGTTCATTTTCTAGATCCTGAAGATGATATTTATAGAAAGGTTCTCCAGGCCGGTCAGGGGTATGATGAAGCTGAGGAACAGGCCCCCCTTTATTTTAGAACAACCAATGAGATGCTTGAGGAATTTTCGTATCTTGGTAAAAAAGCCGCCCGGGAGGTTGTTATTGAAAATCCAGCAAAAATTTCTGATCAGATTGAAGAATTGAAACCCCTGCCTGATGGATTATTTGCCCCTGAAATTGAAGGAGCCAACGACCAGATACGAAAGATGACTTATCAGAGAGCCCATGAACTTTATGGAGATCCCCTGCCTTCAATTATAGAGGAAAGACTTGAAAAGGAATTAAAGGCAATTATAGATAATGGTTATGCTGTTATTTATCTAATTTCTCATAAACTAGTAAAAAAATCACTGGAAGACGGTTATCTGGTTGGTTCCAGGGGGTCAGTTGGTTCATCACTGGTGGCTACAATGTGTGAGATTACCGAGGTTAACCCCCTGCCCCCACATTATCGATGCCCACGGTGTAAACAGGTGGAGTTTGTTAATGATGAAAATACAGGGGTTGGGGCTGACCTCCCCGATAAAAATTGTCCTCACTGTGGGACCAGGTATGTTAAAGATGGTTTTGATATTCCCTTTGAAGTATTTATGGGGTTTGAAGGAGATAAAGTACCTGATATTGATTTAAACTTCTCTGGAGAGTATCAGGGTGAGATCCATAAATATACTGAAGAGCTTTTTGGATCTAACTATGTTTTTAGAGCTGGAACCATCTCTACTATAGCCAAAAGAACAGCTTTTGGATTTGTAAAGGGTTATCTTGATGATAATGGTTTAAGGTTAAATAAAGCCGAGATTGACAGGCTTGTTAAAGGGTGTACCGGAGTAAAGCGGACAACAGGTCAGCATCCCGGAGGTTTGATGGTTGTTCCCAAAGCCTATGATATTCATGATTTTAGTCCTATCCAGCGCCCGGCCAATGACCAGGAGACTGATGTAATTACAACCCACTTTGATTATCATTCAATAAGCGGGAGAATATTAAAACTGGATTTACTCGGCCACGATGATCCGACAACCATAAGAATGCTACAGGATTTGACCGGAGTAAACCCTCATGATATACCCTTAGATGATCCTGATACTATGGATATCTTTTCCAGTACTGATCCTCTGGGTGTCAGTCCTGAAGAGATAGGTACTGTTGTGGGTACACTTGGAATACCGGAGTTTGGCACAAGTTTTGTAAGGCAAATGCTTGTTGATACACGACCAACTACCTTTGCTGAACTGGTGAGGATTAGTGGTTTATCCCATGGAACAGATGTCTGGCTTAATAATGCCCAGGATTTAATTAAAAGTGGGAAGGCCAGACTTTCAGAGGTTATCTCAGTCCGGGACGATATAATGAACTATCTAATTCAAAAAGGGCTGGAACCAGGTAAATCCTTCTGGATAATGGAACATGTCAGAAAAGGAAAAGGGTTAACAGAAGAAGAAGAACAATATATGCGGGAACATAATGTGCCTGACTGGTATATTGAATCATGTAAAAAGATTAAATATATGTTCCCCAAGGCTCATGCAGCAGCCTATGTAATGATGGCTTTCAGAATTGCATATTTTAAGGTTCATTATCCGGAGGCATTTTATACTACCTACTTTACAATTAAAGCAGATGATTTTGATGCCCATATGATAAATCAGGGATATGATCATATAATTGAGGTAAAAAAGAACCTGGAAGCCAGGGGTAATGATATGACAGCGAAGGAGAAGGGAATTTTGACTGTTCTCGAAATAGTTATTGAAGCCATGGCCCGGGGGATAGAATTTTTGCCTGTTGATCTCTATAAATCAGATGCTACTAAATTTAAATTAACAGACAAGGGATTATTACCCCCTCTGGTTAGTCTCCAGGGTCTGGGAAGTAGTGCTGCTGAAAAGATTGCTGTAACCAGACAAGAAGCGCCTTTTTCTTCTGTAGAAGATCTGGTTAACAGGACCAGAATCAGTAAAACAGTAGTTGAAATACTGGAAGAACATGGCTCCCTGGATGGACTACCGGAGCGGGATCAGTTATCACTGTTTAATTAA
- a CDS encoding MgtC/SapB family protein: MFNVLDITYRLLTALLLGGLVGWERERHERPAGFRTHILVTVGSALLMVISLSMVELYPDTDADPARIAAQVVSGIGFLGAGTIIREGFSVKGLTTAASLWTVAAIGLAAGAGYYKISTITTLIVFITLFFLSKLELGVSSVNTRILKCRVMDKPGLLGEIGVTLGSKEINITNVNIEKNSNEGEMDVELIVKIPRNFDKSIINQELLKIEGIRAINWRNL, translated from the coding sequence ATGTTTAATGTTTTAGATATCACATACCGGTTGTTGACGGCTCTTTTGTTAGGAGGCCTGGTTGGCTGGGAACGGGAACGGCATGAAAGACCGGCCGGGTTTAGAACCCATATTCTGGTCACTGTGGGTTCAGCCCTTTTGATGGTAATTTCCCTGAGTATGGTTGAATTATATCCTGATACTGATGCAGACCCGGCCAGGATAGCAGCCCAGGTTGTCAGCGGGATCGGTTTTTTAGGAGCCGGTACAATAATCAGGGAAGGTTTTTCAGTCAAGGGTTTAACTACAGCAGCCAGCCTGTGGACTGTGGCTGCTATTGGACTGGCAGCAGGAGCAGGATATTATAAAATAAGTACCATTACTACTCTCATTGTTTTTATTACACTTTTTTTTCTTTCCAAACTGGAACTCGGTGTCAGTAGTGTTAATACCAGGATTTTAAAGTGTAGGGTTATGGATAAACCCGGTCTTCTTGGTGAGATCGGGGTAACTCTGGGTTCAAAGGAGATAAATATAACCAATGTAAATATAGAGAAAAACTCAAATGAAGGTGAAATGGATGTTGAACTAATTGTTAAAATACCGAGAAATTTTGATAAAAGTATAATTAATCAGGAGTTATTAAAAATTGAAGGAATAAGAGCTATAAACTGGCGTAATCTTTAG
- the rnpM gene encoding RNase P modulator RnpM, with product MSRKVPVRMCIGCQTRKPKKELIRIIYNKKTGEIKVDPSGKLPGRGAYICPDKGCLKKAKKGNRLNKSLKTSISDEIYTKLMEEIDKMNG from the coding sequence ATGTCCCGAAAGGTTCCGGTTCGAATGTGTATCGGGTGTCAGACCAGGAAGCCAAAAAAAGAGTTAATAAGAATAATATATAATAAAAAAACGGGAGAAATAAAGGTTGATCCGTCCGGTAAATTGCCAGGACGAGGTGCTTATATTTGTCCCGACAAGGGGTGTTTAAAAAAGGCTAAAAAAGGAAATAGACTCAATAAATCTCTAAAGACTTCAATTTCTGACGAGATTTATACAAAATTGATGGAGGAGATTGATAAAATGAATGGATAG